One genomic segment of Intestinimonas butyriciproducens includes these proteins:
- a CDS encoding cache domain-containing sensor histidine kinase, with the protein MRELIERIGTRFSRGTIRYAMFASFTVSALLAILLTGVTLYARFSTQLDDTIEGENQMLVEQVNQSLDTYLRDMIRLSDSIYYNVVKNTDLDEHSVSEEMRLLYNTYSDYVENMVLFTGDGEVVATAPAAKLRSGVDVRGTPWFAQAMERTENLHFGIPAVQNLFVDAEHNYKWVISLSCAVELTRGKDTQLGVLLIDLKYSALASLFSSVKLSGSGYVYLIDGDGVLIYHPERSLIASGLVTEGNQTAAAYRDGIYTQTWNGEKRSIIVRGVGYTGWKVVGVVDQPGFTMGSSQDLLFVLVIFCAYFELLIFMNVLLSKKLTDPIQRLKESVGRVEEGGESLPIYVGGTSETRELGTAVQGMVDRMRQLTEDMVREHEQKQKSELNALQAQINPHFLYNTLDIIVWMIENGQREDAVRVVTALARFFRISLSKGRNIIPVKDELEHVRNYLLIQEMRYKNKFRYRIDCPAEAENLSTIKLVVQPIVENAIYHSMDFMDGDGLIEIRAGVSDGALSITVADNGLGMTQDVVESLLTTGPESNRRDSTKKGSGIGLKNVQERIRLYFGPQYGVSIQSEPDEGTTVTLHLPAVPYGEMEDT; encoded by the coding sequence TTGCGGGAGCTGATCGAGAGGATCGGGACGCGATTTTCCAGGGGAACCATCCGCTATGCCATGTTCGCCTCCTTTACTGTCAGCGCGCTGCTGGCCATTCTCCTCACCGGCGTCACGCTGTACGCCCGGTTCTCCACCCAACTGGACGACACCATTGAGGGGGAAAATCAGATGTTGGTGGAGCAGGTCAACCAGTCCCTGGACACCTATCTCCGGGACATGATCCGGCTCTCTGATTCCATCTACTACAATGTGGTCAAAAATACCGACCTGGACGAACATTCGGTAAGCGAGGAGATGCGGCTGCTCTATAATACCTACAGCGACTATGTGGAGAATATGGTCCTCTTCACCGGTGACGGAGAGGTGGTGGCCACCGCGCCTGCGGCCAAGCTGCGCTCCGGGGTGGATGTCCGGGGGACGCCCTGGTTTGCCCAGGCAATGGAGCGCACGGAAAACCTCCATTTCGGGATACCGGCGGTCCAAAACCTTTTCGTGGATGCAGAGCACAATTACAAGTGGGTGATCTCCCTCTCCTGCGCCGTGGAACTCACGCGGGGAAAGGACACGCAGTTGGGCGTTCTGCTCATTGATCTCAAATACAGCGCCCTTGCCAGTCTTTTCAGCAGCGTGAAGCTCTCCGGCAGCGGATACGTGTACCTGATCGACGGGGATGGGGTGCTCATCTATCATCCGGAGCGCTCGCTGATCGCGTCGGGGCTGGTGACGGAAGGAAACCAGACGGCGGCGGCTTACCGGGACGGTATCTATACGCAGACGTGGAATGGAGAGAAGCGCTCCATCATTGTCCGGGGCGTGGGGTATACCGGGTGGAAGGTGGTCGGCGTGGTGGACCAGCCGGGATTTACGATGGGGTCCAGTCAGGATCTCCTCTTTGTACTGGTCATTTTCTGCGCTTACTTTGAACTGCTGATCTTCATGAATGTGCTCCTCTCCAAAAAGCTCACCGATCCCATCCAGAGGCTGAAGGAGTCGGTAGGACGGGTGGAAGAGGGTGGAGAGAGCCTGCCGATCTATGTGGGCGGGACCTCCGAAACGCGGGAGCTGGGCACAGCGGTCCAGGGTATGGTGGACAGGATGCGGCAGCTTACGGAAGACATGGTGCGGGAGCACGAGCAGAAGCAGAAAAGTGAACTCAATGCCCTTCAGGCACAGATCAATCCCCATTTTCTCTATAATACGCTGGATATCATTGTCTGGATGATCGAAAACGGACAGCGGGAGGACGCCGTGCGGGTGGTCACCGCTCTGGCCCGCTTTTTCCGCATCAGCCTTTCCAAGGGCCGCAACATCATCCCGGTGAAGGATGAGCTGGAGCATGTGCGCAACTATCTCTTGATTCAGGAGATGCGCTACAAGAATAAGTTCCGTTATCGGATCGACTGCCCCGCTGAGGCGGAAAATCTCTCCACCATCAAGCTGGTGGTCCAGCCCATCGTGGAGAACGCCATCTACCACTCCATGGATTTTATGGACGGGGACGGGCTGATCGAGATCAGGGCCGGGGTCTCGGATGGAGCGCTCTCCATCACGGTGGCCGATAACGGCCTGGGCATGACCCAGGATGTGGTGGAGAGCCTTCTCACCACCGGACCGGAATCCAACCGCAGGGACAGCACAAAAAAAGGCTCGGGGATCGGTCTGAAGAACGTGCAGGAGCGCATCCGGCTCTATTTCGGCCCTCAGTACGGCGTGAGTATCCAGTCGGAGCCAGACGAGGGCACCACGGTCACGCTGCATCTGCCCGCGGTTCCTTATGGGGAAATGGAGGATACGTGA
- a CDS encoding galactose ABC transporter substrate-binding protein, giving the protein MKLRKLSALLLAGAMCLSIAACSGGSGSSTPAPADTSAPADTSAPVASDLKVGVFYYQYSDVYITSVRTNLDAKLNELGVTYQDFDGANSQPTQTDQINTAITDGYNLLIVNIVETASPEAAQSAVDAAKAKDIPIIFFNREVSDDVVNSYEKCAFVGTDAPEAGHLQGKMIGEYLVENWDAVDLNGDGKITYAMMKGQEGNAEAEARTQYGVEDANAVLVEAGKPELEYFMGADAATKYQVDPNGSWSSQAGFDFMSTNLSSYSEANGNMIELVICNNDGMAEGAVSALQSAGYNTGEEGSKSIPVFGVDATDSAKALIKAGQMTATVKQDAVGMAETITALVGNVSGGAGLMDGINADGGYNVDLNEDGSVKVNKIRVPYGIYDANSED; this is encoded by the coding sequence ATGAAACTGAGGAAACTGTCCGCTCTGCTCCTGGCCGGGGCCATGTGCCTGAGCATTGCCGCTTGCTCCGGCGGCAGCGGCAGCAGCACGCCTGCTCCCGCAGATACCAGCGCACCTGCAGATACCAGCGCTCCCGTTGCCAGCGATCTGAAGGTCGGTGTATTCTACTATCAGTACTCCGACGTGTACATCACCAGCGTTCGTACCAACCTGGACGCCAAGCTGAACGAGCTGGGCGTGACCTATCAGGATTTTGACGGCGCCAACTCCCAGCCCACCCAGACCGACCAGATTAACACCGCCATCACCGACGGCTACAATCTGCTGATCGTCAACATTGTCGAGACCGCCTCTCCCGAGGCCGCCCAGAGCGCCGTTGACGCCGCCAAGGCCAAGGATATTCCCATCATCTTCTTCAACCGCGAGGTTTCCGACGACGTGGTCAACAGCTACGAGAAGTGCGCCTTTGTGGGCACCGACGCTCCCGAGGCCGGCCACCTGCAGGGTAAGATGATCGGCGAGTACCTGGTAGAGAACTGGGACGCCGTGGACCTCAACGGCGACGGTAAGATCACCTATGCTATGATGAAGGGGCAGGAAGGCAATGCCGAGGCTGAGGCCCGCACCCAGTACGGCGTGGAGGACGCCAACGCTGTCCTGGTCGAGGCCGGCAAGCCTGAGTTGGAGTACTTCATGGGTGCCGACGCCGCCACCAAGTATCAGGTCGACCCCAATGGCTCCTGGTCTTCTCAGGCCGGTTTCGACTTTATGAGCACCAACCTGTCCTCCTACTCCGAGGCCAACGGCAATATGATCGAGCTGGTCATCTGCAACAACGACGGTATGGCCGAAGGTGCTGTCTCCGCGCTCCAGTCCGCCGGCTATAACACCGGCGAGGAGGGCAGCAAGAGCATCCCCGTCTTTGGCGTGGACGCCACCGATTCCGCCAAGGCCCTCATCAAGGCCGGCCAGATGACGGCTACCGTCAAACAGGACGCCGTGGGTATGGCGGAGACCATCACCGCCCTGGTCGGCAACGTCAGCGGCGGCGCCGGGCTGATGGACGGTATCAATGCCGACGGCGGGTACAATGTCGACCTGAACGAGGATGGAAGCGTCAAGGTCAACAAGATCCGCGTGCCTTACGGCATCTACGACGCCAACAGCGAGGACTGA
- a CDS encoding response regulator, producing the protein MSLYKIMIVDDEAEIREGIAHKIDWKAVGFEIVADAENGRDALEKAEALDLDVVLTDIKMPFMDGLELGAELSRRKPNLKLIVFSGFDEFEYAQEAIKLNVVEYVLKPVNAEELTDILGRVRNLLDEEFAQRRNIAQLTEVYRKSLPLLREKFLQELLLGPMERGELERQIERFGMDIGMCAQQVVAVCEIGHRTGQSQPLSDELVPVSVRQMVDDALRGRCRREIFLSLSSVIVMTGWDQDPIETLMSLMGEVCDQCARILGVTVTVGIGRPCRNVGELHGSYAEARAAIEYKAVTGGGKPIYIQDMERLDRSPVEQDNHREQQLLSTIKFGSKEQIAALVDQLLYAGEEGWSSQARLIGILGTLLPIIQRYRLGEKEMLGDRGEWLPLLTGEVPEQRQRDWLLGVCLKMSGSMDQRRVSTAKRLVEEAERYIRENYPDSDLSVERLCGHLHISQSYFSNIFKQETGRSYVQYLTDVRMEHAVELLRTTDDKTYLVAEKVGYDEPNYFSYVFKKRFGISPSQFRK; encoded by the coding sequence ATGAGCCTCTATAAAATCATGATCGTGGACGATGAGGCCGAGATCAGGGAGGGCATCGCCCATAAGATAGACTGGAAAGCAGTGGGCTTTGAGATCGTGGCCGATGCGGAGAACGGCAGAGACGCCCTTGAGAAAGCGGAAGCGCTGGACCTGGATGTGGTGCTCACCGACATCAAAATGCCCTTCATGGACGGGCTGGAGCTGGGGGCAGAGCTGTCCCGACGCAAGCCCAATCTGAAGCTGATCGTATTCTCCGGATTTGACGAGTTTGAATACGCGCAGGAGGCCATCAAGCTCAATGTGGTGGAATATGTACTCAAACCGGTAAACGCCGAAGAGCTCACGGACATTCTGGGCAGGGTGCGGAACCTGCTGGACGAAGAATTCGCCCAGCGGAGGAACATTGCCCAACTCACGGAGGTATACCGAAAGAGCCTGCCGCTGCTGCGGGAGAAATTTTTGCAGGAGCTGCTTCTGGGCCCCATGGAGCGCGGGGAGCTGGAGCGACAGATAGAACGCTTCGGCATGGATATCGGGATGTGCGCCCAACAGGTGGTGGCCGTGTGTGAGATCGGCCACCGGACCGGGCAGAGCCAGCCCCTTTCGGACGAACTGGTGCCGGTCTCGGTCCGCCAGATGGTGGACGACGCTCTGCGGGGACGCTGCCGCCGGGAGATTTTCCTGAGCCTCTCCTCCGTCATCGTGATGACGGGCTGGGACCAGGACCCCATTGAAACGCTGATGAGCCTGATGGGAGAGGTGTGCGATCAGTGTGCCCGGATCCTGGGTGTGACGGTGACCGTGGGCATCGGGCGGCCCTGCCGGAACGTGGGGGAGCTCCACGGCTCTTATGCGGAGGCACGCGCCGCCATTGAATATAAGGCGGTCACCGGCGGTGGAAAGCCCATCTACATCCAGGACATGGAGCGCCTGGACCGAAGCCCGGTGGAGCAGGATAACCACCGGGAGCAGCAGCTCTTGTCCACAATCAAGTTCGGCTCGAAGGAGCAGATCGCCGCCCTGGTGGATCAGCTTCTCTATGCCGGAGAAGAGGGCTGGAGCAGCCAGGCCCGGCTGATCGGCATTTTGGGAACGCTGCTGCCCATCATCCAGCGGTACCGCCTGGGGGAGAAGGAGATGCTGGGCGACCGAGGGGAGTGGCTCCCACTCCTGACCGGGGAGGTTCCGGAGCAGCGGCAGCGAGATTGGCTGCTGGGTGTTTGTCTCAAGATGAGCGGCAGCATGGACCAGCGCCGGGTCTCCACGGCCAAACGGCTGGTGGAGGAGGCGGAACGGTACATCCGGGAGAACTATCCTGACTCCGACTTGTCGGTGGAACGGCTGTGCGGACATCTGCACATCAGTCAGTCCTATTTCTCCAACATCTTTAAGCAGGAGACGGGGCGCAGCTATGTGCAGTATCTCACCGACGTGCGGATGGAGCACGCGGTGGAGCTGCTGCGCACTACGGATGACAAGACCTATTTGGTGGCCGAAAAGGTGGGCTATGACGAGCCCAACTATTTCAGTTACGTCTTCAAAAAGAGGTTTGGAATATCGCCGTCGCAGTTCCGCAAATAG
- a CDS encoding sugar ABC transporter substrate-binding protein, whose product MGRIEKRIFFGVLLVLLSALGAMLFQNAFATDAPRIYRVSVLLDGAGEDYWQSFRRGVNQAAQEHNVDVRFLSRYEGEPGPAQVDALRGEWEAEADGVVLIPVDGTLLAAGLREAPSTLAVAVVGPELKGADVGCYISSDPAEMGRQLADAIIADGQSACTVYLSRGAGEAASQRYQGLVTRLLERRIACEQVTVDPEEDFALPDGRAAVALEPEMTQALCQRSGGTSQVYGVGASNQLLHDLEEGKAAALAVQSDYDAGYLSLLSVIAQLEGERQENRVLESYVATAENMFTDPMDQILFPIG is encoded by the coding sequence ATGGGAAGGATCGAGAAGCGCATCTTTTTCGGTGTCCTTCTGGTGCTGCTCTCCGCGCTGGGCGCCATGCTGTTTCAGAATGCCTTTGCCACGGATGCTCCCAGGATCTACCGGGTGTCCGTCCTGCTGGATGGAGCGGGCGAGGACTACTGGCAGAGCTTTCGCCGGGGGGTGAACCAGGCGGCGCAGGAGCACAATGTGGACGTGCGGTTCCTCTCACGCTATGAGGGGGAGCCGGGGCCGGCTCAGGTGGATGCGCTACGCGGGGAGTGGGAGGCGGAAGCCGACGGCGTGGTGCTCATACCAGTGGACGGAACACTGCTTGCGGCGGGATTGCGGGAGGCCCCCTCCACATTGGCGGTGGCGGTGGTGGGTCCGGAGCTGAAGGGGGCGGATGTGGGATGCTATATCTCATCCGACCCGGCGGAGATGGGAAGACAACTGGCCGACGCCATCATTGCCGACGGGCAGAGCGCCTGTACTGTATATCTTTCCCGGGGGGCGGGGGAGGCCGCGTCCCAGCGGTATCAGGGGCTGGTCACCCGCCTTTTGGAGCGGAGGATCGCCTGCGAACAAGTTACTGTGGACCCGGAGGAGGACTTTGCACTGCCGGACGGTCGGGCCGCCGTGGCACTGGAGCCGGAGATGACCCAGGCGCTGTGTCAGCGCAGCGGCGGCACGTCGCAGGTATACGGCGTGGGGGCGTCCAACCAGCTCCTCCACGATCTGGAGGAGGGGAAGGCTGCGGCGCTGGCAGTCCAAAGCGATTACGACGCGGGTTATCTCAGCTTGTTGAGCGTGATTGCCCAGTTGGAGGGGGAGCGCCAGGAAAACCGCGTTTTGGAGTCCTATGTGGCCACGGCGGAGAACATGTTTACCGACCCCATGGATCAGATCCTGTTCCCCATCGGGTAG
- a CDS encoding galactose ABC transporter substrate-binding protein: protein MKRRAASALVLGALLLLAGSGCRGQGKHEESPLRIGVAVYKGDDTYISNMTAAMQESVEAWSKENGERVYLTISDAGESQTTQNEQIDRFLSLDYDVLCVNLVDRTDAAHVIDKARSADVPVVFFNREPVQEDLQTWDRVYYVGSDARQSAQLQAQIVLDKWEEDPASLDLNGDGVLQYVMLEGESRHQDAMIRTEVSVQALKDGGIPLERVDGGIANWDRNQAAALTEGYFERYPDLELILCNNDDMALGAADAVERLSMDFHNIVGIDGTPQGLEAVREERLLGTVVMDYAAHGETIFRLARALALNETPEEAAEIKDQTALIPMHMQKSW, encoded by the coding sequence GTGAAAAGACGGGCGGCAAGCGCGCTTGTGTTGGGCGCGCTCCTGCTGCTGGCCGGGTCCGGATGCAGAGGCCAGGGCAAACATGAGGAGTCCCCCCTGCGGATTGGCGTGGCAGTCTATAAGGGAGACGACACCTACATCTCCAATATGACTGCGGCCATGCAGGAGAGCGTGGAGGCGTGGAGCAAGGAGAACGGCGAGCGGGTCTATCTCACCATTTCCGATGCCGGAGAGAGCCAGACCACCCAGAACGAGCAGATAGACCGGTTCCTCTCCTTGGATTACGATGTGCTGTGCGTGAATCTGGTGGACCGCACCGACGCCGCCCACGTGATCGATAAGGCACGGTCCGCCGATGTGCCTGTGGTATTTTTTAACCGGGAACCCGTCCAGGAGGATTTGCAGACCTGGGACAGGGTATACTATGTGGGTTCCGACGCCCGGCAGTCCGCCCAGCTCCAGGCCCAGATCGTGCTGGACAAGTGGGAGGAGGACCCCGCGTCCCTGGATCTTAACGGGGACGGCGTGCTCCAATACGTGATGCTGGAGGGTGAGAGCCGCCACCAGGATGCCATGATCCGCACCGAGGTCTCCGTACAGGCGCTGAAGGATGGGGGGATACCCTTGGAACGGGTGGACGGCGGCATTGCAAACTGGGACCGGAACCAGGCCGCCGCTCTTACGGAGGGATATTTTGAGCGGTATCCGGATCTGGAGCTCATTTTGTGCAACAACGACGATATGGCGCTTGGCGCCGCCGATGCCGTGGAGCGGCTGAGCATGGACTTTCATAACATTGTGGGGATCGATGGGACGCCCCAGGGGCTGGAGGCGGTGAGAGAGGAGAGACTTCTGGGGACGGTGGTCATGGACTACGCCGCCCATGGAGAGACCATTTTCCGATTGGCACGGGCCCTGGCTCTGAATGAGACGCCTGAGGAGGCGGCAGAAATCAAGGATCAGACGGCGCTGATCCCCATGCACATGCAAAAAAGCTGGTAA